Proteins encoded by one window of Carassius carassius chromosome 30, fCarCar2.1, whole genome shotgun sequence:
- the LOC132110710 gene encoding ATP-binding cassette sub-family B member 10, mitochondrial-like, translated as MYGTMLRMTRVTVQKLQQCNIACCRYDTLYNLPNRTSRQSFDVLVSPIYKGRNMSWLSCLRTRGLFAPKSVSTHSRHTVSLYSTSTDSKQTAKSVVNQESKVKTSENSLHVPSKDVKKLMELAYPQRWRLTAAVGFLVISSSVTMSAPFFLGKVIDTIYTSPPEDFTSSLTSLCIMLTGVFLCGGAANAARVYLMQISGQEIVRKLRESLFSSILKQEVGFFDKTRTGELINRLSADTTIVGRCLTDNLSDGLRSLAQAGAGVGMMLYVSPSLAAFVLMVVPPIACLAVIFGKFLRSISRRTQDALAEATQLAEERISNIRTVRAFGKELTEVQKYSEKVDYIFELAKKEAVLSAGFYGVTGLSGNVIILSVLYKGGLLMASEAMTIGQLSSFLMYAFWVGISIAGFSSFYSELMKGLGAGTRLWELMDRKPEFPLSEGLVLKPEQLKGELEFCNVCFAYPTRKDSPIFQNLNLYVPAGSVMAVVGSSGSGKSTLVSLLLRLYDPASGVVTVDGHDIRDLNPYWLRSHIGTVSQEPVLFSCSIAENIAYGATDPSRVTVEDIYRAAQIANAHDFIQEFPKGYDTVVGEKGVLLSGGQKQRVAIARAMLKNPKILLLDEATSALDAENEFLVQEALERLMQGRTVLIIAHRLSTIQSADAVAVLDQHRVMEIGSHTKLLANDQGLFRKLMEKQAFLQAKQKHALS; from the exons ATGTATGGGACAATGTTGCGAATGACACGAGTTACTGTACAGAAACTGCAACAGTGTAACATCGCCTGCTGTCGGTATGATACATTGTATAATTTGCCTAACCGGACCTCAAGGCAATCGTTTGATGTCCTTGTGTCACCCATCTATAAGGGAAGGAACATGTCCTGGCTCTCTTGTCTCAGAACCAGAGGATTGTTTGCTCCCAAGAGTGTGTCTACACACTCCAGACACACGGTTTCTCTCTATAGCACATCCACGGACTCCAAACAAACCGCAAAGTCTGTGGTAAATCAGGAGAGTAAAGTTAAAACCTCCGAAAACTCGTTACATGTTCCCTCAAAAGATGTCAAGAAGTTGATGGAGCTGGCGTATCCTCAGCGATGGAGACTAACGG CTGCCGTGGGGTTTCTGGTGATCTCCAGCTCTGTCACTATGTCTGCACCATTTTTTCTGGGAAAAGTGATCGACACTATCTACACAAGCCCCCCAGAGGACTTCACCTCCTCCCTTACCTCCCTCTGTATCATGCTAACAGGGGTCTTCCTCTGCGGGGGCGCTGCAAATGCTGCTCGTGTTTACCTCATGCAAATCTCAG GGCAAGAGATCGTGCGAAAGTTGCGCGAATCCCTTTTCTCCTCAATTCTGAAGCAGGAGGTGGGATTCTTTGATAAGACCCGAACTGGTGAGCTCATTAACCGTCTTTCGGCAGACACCACCATAGTCGGCCGCTGCCTCACTGACAACCTTTCTGATGGGCTGCGTTCCCTTGCCCAGGCAGGGGCCGGAGTTGGCATGATG TTGTATGTGTCACCTAGCCTGGCAGCTTTTGTGCTGATGGTTGTTCCTCCTATTGCCTGCCTGGCTGTAATTTTTGGTAAATTTTTACGATCCATATCAAGGCGCACACAGGATGCGTTGGCAGAGGCTACACAG TTGGCAGAAGAGAGGATCAGCAACATACGGACAGTCCGGGCTTTTGGAAAAGAGCTGACGGAGGTGCAGAAGTACTCGGAAAAGGTTGACTATATTTTTGAACTGGCTAAGAAAGAGGCTGTGCTTTCTGCTGGATTCTATGGAGTG ACAGGACTGAGTGGAAATGTCATCATCCTGAGTGTGTTGTATAAGGGAGGTCTGCTAATGGCCAGTGAGGCTATGACCATTGGGCAGCTCTCCTCTTTCCTCATGTATGCCTTCTGGGTGGGCATCAGCATCGCAG GTTTCAGCTCATTCTACTCAGAGTTGATGAAGGGGCTTGGTGCTGGTACTCGTCTGTGGGAACTCATGGACAGAAAACCTGAATTTCCTCTCAGTG AGGGGCTTGTGTTAAAACCAGAGCAGTTAAAAGGAGAACTGGAGTTTTGTAATGTGTGTTTTGCATACCCGACGAGGAAGGATTCACCCATCTTTCAAAATCTGAATCTGTATGTGCCAGCGGGGTCAGTAATGGCAGTAGTGGGATCCAGTGGTTCAGGCAAATCCACACTTGTGTCACTGTTGCTACGGCTCTATGATCCTGCTTCAG GTGTGGTCACTGTTGATGGCCATGATATACGAGACTTGAATCCTTACTGGCTGAGGAGTCACATCGGTACTGTAAGCCAG GAGCCAGTTCTTTTCTCCTGCTCTATTGCTGAGAACATCGCTTATGGGGCGACAGACCCAAGTCGGGTCACAGTAGAAGACATCTACAGGGCAGCACAGATAGCCAATGCTCATGACTTCATCCAGGAATTCCCTAAGGGCTATGATACAGTGGTTGGAGAGAAGGGGGTATTGCTGTCAG GTGGACAAAAACAAAGAGTTGCTATAGCACGAGCCATGCTCAAG AATCCAAAGATACTGCTATTGGATGAAGCCACAAG TGCTCTGGATGCAGAGAATGAGTTTCTGGTACAGGAGGCATTAGAGAGGCTGATGCAAGGTCGCACCGTGTTGATCATCGCTCACCGACTCTCTACCATCCAGAGCGCTGATGCCGTGGCTGTGCTGGACCAGCACCGTGTGATGGAGATCGGCAGCCACACCAAGCTCCTTGCCAACGACCAGGGGCTCTTCCGCAAACTGATGGAGAAGCAGGCCTTCCTGCAGGCCAAACAGAAACATGCTCTCTCTTAA